GTTTTCATGGCGTAAGTATTATGACGCCACCTCCCCGGATGGGCCGGATACCGCGGGGACGCAGCTGTATCTGATTTTTTTTCGATTGTTTAGCAATTTGAACTAAATCTAGGATATGGGAAAGGGATGGGAAGGGGTATTATATAACTGCGTCTTTTTCTCAATAAGTGCGGGTTTCCACCCATCGGCGTAGGGAACATGAGAAGAATCGATGTGTTAATGCTTTATTAATGCATTATTATCGTTGTAGTTATAGTTTTACCGGGTATGCGCAAAACAATAGCTTATCTGGGTTTGTTGATGGCCTCGTTTACCGCAACGGCGCAACGTACGGAGTATGCGGGTGTTTTTGCTCCTGCCGGTGCGGCGGAGCAACTGCGGCAGGCGGAGCAGCCTTTCAGGGACAATATCTGTCTCGATGGCCTTTGGCAGTTCGCCCCGGAGCGCCTGCCCGCCGGGTTTAAGGAGGGGTATGACGCCGCGCCCGCCCTTGATCCGGCTGATAAGGCCGTATGGAGCGAGACCCCCATTCGCATCCCTTCGCCCTGGAATGTAAACAGCTTTGCTTATAAAGACGGGCAGGGCGGTGATTTTCGCAGCTATCCCAGCTACCCAAGGGAATGGGAAACCTGCAAAATGGGCTGGCTCAGGAAGACCTTTACGTTACCGGCGGGTTGGCACGGGCGGCGCATCCTGTTGCACTTTGAAGCCGTGGCCGGCGACGCGGAAGTTATCGTGAACGGTAAAACCGTGGGGAGCCACTTTGGCATTTTCCTGCCTTTTGATATAGACATTACCGGCGTTGCCCGGCCGGGGATGGACAACGAACTGCTGGTGGGCGTTCGCAAGGCGTCGTTGTTCGATCGCCGCGGACCCTACGGACGCCGCACGTATCAGGCCGGGTCGTTTTGGGGGCAGCATATTGCCGGGATCTGGCAGGATGTATTTGTAAAGGCCCTGCCCGTTACCCATGTCGAAGACGTGTTTGTCCAGCCCCGCGTGGATGCCGACACGCTGGAAGCTGTGCTGACGCTGGTCAATGCGGGGGACCAAGAAGCGGACCTGTCGCTGGAAGCCACGGTGTCGCCCTGGGAGGCCTCCGGGGAGAATGCACTGTCGATACCTGGTTTCACTGCCGTGGTTCCGGCGCATGGGGAAAAAAAGATAGTGCTATCGGCAGCCGTCAGGGGACGGTTAGCATACTGGTCGCCGGATAGCCCCCGGCTGTATACCCTTGGCATAGAAGTGCGGTCAAATGGTCGTCCCGTCGACAAAAAATATACCCGTTTTGGTTGGAGACAGGTAAGCCTCCAGGGCACCCAAGTGTTGTTGAATGGAAAACCCATCGTCCTGCGCGGGGATTCCTGGCATTTTCTCGGCATACCGCAAATGACGCCCCGCTATGCAAGCGCGTGGTACCAGGCCATGCGTGACGCGGGTTTGAATGCCGTACGCCTGCACGCGGAACCGTATCCTTCGTTTTACCTCGACATCGCCGACGAGCTAGGCATCCTGGTGCTCGACGAAACCGCCATCTGGGCCAGCGACGGCGGGCCAAAGCTCGACGATCCCCTGTATTGGCAGGATACCAAAGCGCATTTATCCGGCCTGATCCTGCGCGACCGCAACCATCCATCGGTCTTCGGCTGGAGCGTGTCCAACGAGGTCATGCCCGTCGTGAAGAATGTTTTCCATAATCCACCCGGTATGGCGGATACCCTCCTGACTTATGACGGGGAATGGTTGGCCATCTGCCGCCAGCTCGATCCGACCCGTACCTGGATTTCCGCCGATGGTGAAGAGGACGGCCAGGGACGCTTCCCTGTATATGTTGTCCACTACGGCGGCCTGGACGCCATGAACCGGGCGCAGAAAAACGGCAAACCCTGGGGCGTAGGGGAGGCCGGCAATGCCTATTACGGCACACCCGAGCAGGTGGCCCAAACCGATGGCCTGCGCGCCTACGCATCCTTCGAAGGGCGGATGGAGGGCGTGGCCGCTTCGTCCTACCGGTCGCTGATCGCCCAAAAGGAACGCAACGCCATTTATCAAAGCGTGTTCAATATGGTGTGGTACGGGCTTCGGCCACTCCCATTGGGCATGAAGGACACCACGCGGCCCCCTCAACTGGAAGACGGGGTTTATTTTACCCATTTTAAAGAGGGTGAACCGGGAGTACAACCCGAGCGCCTGGGTCCCTACTGTACCACGCTGAATCCCGGCTACGACCCGCGCTTGCCGGTGTATCGCACCTGGCCCTTGTTCGATGCCATCCGGGATGCCGCCACCGGGGCAAATTTTGGAAGATGGAGGGCGGATACACCAGTAGCAGCGGCCAAGCCACGTGTTGCGCCCGCCGGGGAGGCACTGTTTATCGACGCTGGGCATCTGCCGTCCTTGCCGTCCGCCGCGCATTTGCCCTCCTCCGCCGACGTTCATCGCGTGGCGTCCGCCGGGGGAACGGTCGTCGTATGGGGTGTGCGCCCCGAAACGCTTGCCACTTTAAACGAGCTGCTGCGGGTTAAATTGACGCTCTATGCGCGGAAAGCTTCTTCGCTGTTGCCCGTGGGTCAGGATCGTATTACCGCCGGATTGACGGCCGCCGATCTTTATTTCTCGGAGCTGCAGCCGCCGGAGATCGTCGACTATACGCTCGGCCTGGCCGGGCAAAGCCGGGTCTTGTTACAGGCATGCGGGACGGACTGGCTACAGTGGAACAAACAGCCCGAATATGCCAAGACCGCCATGGTGCTGCGATCCGAGCTCGAAGCCAAGCCGCCCGGCGCCGTACTCATCGAAGGGCCGATGGGCAACGGCAGGCTGGTGGTCAGCACCCTGCCCGTCGCCCCAAGGGGAGAGAAAGCCGCGAAGGCGGTGCG
This region of Dinghuibacter silviterrae genomic DNA includes:
- a CDS encoding glycoside hydrolase family 2 protein, whose protein sequence is MRKTIAYLGLLMASFTATAQRTEYAGVFAPAGAAEQLRQAEQPFRDNICLDGLWQFAPERLPAGFKEGYDAAPALDPADKAVWSETPIRIPSPWNVNSFAYKDGQGGDFRSYPSYPREWETCKMGWLRKTFTLPAGWHGRRILLHFEAVAGDAEVIVNGKTVGSHFGIFLPFDIDITGVARPGMDNELLVGVRKASLFDRRGPYGRRTYQAGSFWGQHIAGIWQDVFVKALPVTHVEDVFVQPRVDADTLEAVLTLVNAGDQEADLSLEATVSPWEASGENALSIPGFTAVVPAHGEKKIVLSAAVRGRLAYWSPDSPRLYTLGIEVRSNGRPVDKKYTRFGWRQVSLQGTQVLLNGKPIVLRGDSWHFLGIPQMTPRYASAWYQAMRDAGLNAVRLHAEPYPSFYLDIADELGILVLDETAIWASDGGPKLDDPLYWQDTKAHLSGLILRDRNHPSVFGWSVSNEVMPVVKNVFHNPPGMADTLLTYDGEWLAICRQLDPTRTWISADGEEDGQGRFPVYVVHYGGLDAMNRAQKNGKPWGVGEAGNAYYGTPEQVAQTDGLRAYASFEGRMEGVAASSYRSLIAQKERNAIYQSVFNMVWYGLRPLPLGMKDTTRPPQLEDGVYFTHFKEGEPGVQPERLGPYCTTLNPGYDPRLPVYRTWPLFDAIRDAATGANFGRWRADTPVAAAKPRVAPAGEALFIDAGHLPSLPSAAHLPSSADVHRVASAGGTVVVWGVRPETLATLNELLRVKLTLYARKASSLLPVGQDRITAGLTAADLYFSELQPPEIVDYTLGLAGQSRVLLQACGTDWLQWNKQPEYAKTAMVLRSELEAKPPGAVLIEGPMGNGRLVVSTLPVAPRGEKAAKAVRMLLANLGVHPNDTGTTGRPLLPGGALAIGEATEFWVLSPRSLDDLLSEPNIPVVNLEADHAGEVRLNDVLVLKGKGVAKALRLHQGWNHFVVKGDLQARLTCNQPEFLKVLDSSFDKP